AACCCTTAAAGATACAGATGTAGACAGTAATGATTTTGATAAATGTCTGCAAGATTTCATCAATGAAGCGATAAAACTAGCTAAATGTAGCCATCATCCTCACATCGTCAAAGTTTATGAATGTATCAAAGAAGGTGATATTTGGGGAATGGTAATGGAATATATAGAAGGGGAAGAATTAGGGAATTTAGGTATTTTATCAGAATCTCAAGCTTTGCTATATATTCAACAAATTGGTGAAGCGTTAACCATAGTTCATAACAATGGGTTATTACATCGAGATGTAATACCATTTTTATATGAAGCTGCACAGAATGATTCTTGAATTGACAAGGTTTTCAGCCTCCTAATTATATGCAGCTTCACATTAGATTGGTATAACACCAAGAAATATTTTGGTAAGAAATAATAAATCAGAAGCAGTTTTAATTGATTTTGGTATTTCCCGTGACTTTACACCTAATTCAACACAAACACATACAGAATATAAAACAGCTTTTTATGCACCTCTTGAGCAATATAATCCGCGTGCTAAACGAGGTGCTTTTACTGATGTTTATGCCCTTGCTGCAACATTATATAAAGTATTGACAGGAAACGAGCCAGAAAGTGCTATATCTAGAATGATGGGTGAACCACTAGCACCACCAAATAAACTCAATCCAAATATTAGTGATAGGGTTCATAAAGCAATTCTCAAAGGACTAGAACTGCAATCAGAAAATCGTCCCCAGTCTGTGCAGGAGTGGTTATATCTTCTTAAAATACCAGAAGAAATAATTTCATCTTTGGTTAAGATAGAAAATCAATTACAATTCAAGAATTCATCATTAGAACTGTTCTCAAAATTCACAGACAAAGCTTTAGAAGTAATCAATTTGGCATATCAAGAAACCCGTCTATTAGATCATTATTTTATTGGATCACAGAGTATCCTTTTGGGTTTGATTAGTGAAAATACTGGATTAGCTGCGTCTGCACTAAAGAACAATGGTGTAACATTGGAAAATGCGCGTTTTGAGGTTGAAAAGATTGTTGGTAGAGGTTCAGGTTCTCGCGGAAAAGCAGTATTTACTCCACGTACAATCAGAGTTTTAGAGCTATCACGGGAAGAATCTGTCCGAATGATGAATAAGCAAATTGATACTGAGCATCTGTTGTTAGCTTTACTTGCAGAGGGTGAAGGCGTAGCAATAAGAGTATTGGATAATTTGGGAGTTGAATTATCAAACTTAGAAGACTTTATATTAGAAATAATAGCGCCCTGATTTTAACTGAGAGATTATCTTTCTCTTCCTTCTTCTTATTCCTTCGTGTCCTTCGTCCCTTCGTGGTTCAATCCTTACAAACCTCAACACCAAACCGAAAATACCCACTTAAAAAATGCTAACAGAAAGATTTACCCAAGCATTAACTTACGCCCACGAACTCCACGCAACCCAAAAACGCAAAGCTTCAGGTATTCCCTATATTAGCCATTTATTAGGAGTAACCAGCATAGCCTTAGAATATGGAGCAAACGAAGATGAAGCGATCGCTGCTCTTTTACATGATGCCATAGAAGATCAAGGAGGAGCAGCCACCAGAGAAGAAATTCGTCGTCGGTTTGGGGATAATGTCACCGCCATTGTTGATGGATGTACAGACGCAGACACCACACCTAAACCCCCTTGGAAACAACGGAAAGAAGCTTATATTGCCCATATTTCCACCGCTTCTACTTCAGTG
The genomic region above belongs to Anabaena sphaerica FACHB-251 and contains:
- a CDS encoding HD domain-containing protein; its protein translation is MLTERFTQALTYAHELHATQKRKASGIPYISHLLGVTSIALEYGANEDEAIAALLHDAIEDQGGAATREEIRRRFGDNVTAIVDGCTDADTTPKPPWKQRKEAYIAHISTASTSVLLVSASDKLHNTRSILKDYRMIGEAVWERFQGGKEGTLWYYRSLADAFQKNQLTPLVEELERVVTELETLAK
- a CDS encoding Clp protease N-terminal domain-containing protein, coding for MVRNNKSEAVLIDFGISRDFTPNSTQTHTEYKTAFYAPLEQYNPRAKRGAFTDVYALAATLYKVLTGNEPESAISRMMGEPLAPPNKLNPNISDRVHKAILKGLELQSENRPQSVQEWLYLLKIPEEIISSLVKIENQLQFKNSSLELFSKFTDKALEVINLAYQETRLLDHYFIGSQSILLGLISENTGLAASALKNNGVTLENARFEVEKIVGRGSGSRGKAVFTPRTIRVLELSREESVRMMNKQIDTEHLLLALLAEGEGVAIRVLDNLGVELSNLEDFILEIIAP
- a CDS encoding protein kinase domain-containing protein; the encoded protein is MVWVSGQQLQDGKYTIENKLGHGGFGITYLAKNKKGNPVVIKTLKDTDVDSNDFDKCLQDFINEAIKLAKCSHHPHIVKVYECIKEGDIWGMVMEYIEGEELGNLGILSESQALLYIQQIGEALTIVHNNGLLHRDVIPFLYEAAQNDS